In Candidatus Effluviviaceae Genus V sp., the genomic window GGCCGCGTGGCTCGCGTACTGGCCGTAGAGCTCCTCCGGGAGCCCTTCGACGATCGGCGCACCGGGAAGGCTGACGTAGTTGTACCAGGTCTGGTAGTGCGACAGCGTGACCGCTCCAGGGAGCTCGATTCCGGCGTCCGTGATCGAGCCTCCGTGAGCGCCGAGATCGCATGCCTCCCAAAAGAGCGTCCCGCCGCCCGCCACGAATCGCGAGAGCATGACCTGAGATGCGGCGTAGGCATTGTAGAAGGCCTGGGGCTGATCGCTCTGGACAATGACGAGGTCCTCGCCCGGCGTGAGATCGAGCGACAGCAGGTCATCGGATCCGACGACCTCGTACTGGTTCGGTCCGTCGCCCTCCGTGATCCCCATGACCTCGAGCATCTGATCGAGGATGGCTGGAACGGTCGGCGACCACGGGACCTCGTCGCGGAGTATCACGACATGTGACGCGGTCTCCTCACTCCCTCCGACGTTGACCGCGTGGACGACCGTGTCGTTCAGGTGCCTCGGGTCCCGGACCTGCAGTGCCACCTCGGTGAGACCCCGGGAGTCGAACATCCTGACGGCCGTCTTGATCCGGTTCCAGGACGTGTCCCACGTACCGTCGTTCTCCCAGTCCCAGCGGACCTCGAGGTCCGTGACCGGGTCGTCCGCGTCGGTGACCGACGTGGCGTCGAACGAAACAGGATAACCGACGGTCGCGAACGGGGGATCGACCTCGAAGGCGGCCTCGGGAGGCGCGTGCGTCCCCGCGTTCGTCATGACGCCGTCAAGCTGGCTGATGCGCTGCGCATCCTCCGGCTTCGCGGCGACGAGCGTCGACACGACGGGAATCCTCTTCTCCCCTCCGGCCACGACCTCCGTCGAGAAGGAAAGACCCTGGATGACCGGGCAGACGGCCTCCAGGTAGTCCGCGCAGTCCTCGTTCTCCTCGCCCCACAACCACTGGGCGAGGACGTCCGACGCGCCGACGGTCAGACCCATGACGCCCTCGACGAATCCGTACGTGTCGCCGGAACCCACACGGCCTGCGAGCGCTCCGGTCGCCATCCCGGACAGGTCCAGCTGCGAGGGGTCGGGCGCCGGGGCAACGCCGCCGCACAGGTTGAGAAGCTCAGCGATCATCCGGGCCGCGTTCCAGGTCGACGCGAGTCCGTCCCCCGTCGATCTGTCGAATGTGCGGAACGAGCCCCGGAAGAAGGCCACCTCGAACGTGCCGTCCCCGAGGTCGAGCGTCGTACGGGACGCCAGCGCCGCGTCGACGGCCGGAGGCCACGCAGGCGAGACGCGGACTCGGTTCCTCTCCGAGTTGACGACGAAGAGAAGCGTGTCGCTCCCTCCCATCGTCGTCACCCTGCCGGCGTAGTAGACCGGATCGGGGTTGACGCAGGTGACATCATCACCGGGGGCGTCCTCCATCCACGGCGACGCCAGCGACACCATCTCGGCTGGATAATCGTCGAGGACGTCGATCACGAGTTCGCTCGCGAGCTGCATGAGCGCCGGCTCGAGGTTGCCGTCGAGCCGCGACGAAGCCGAGCTGGCGACGACCTGTTCGGCCGCGGCCACCACGCTGGGCCAGTCCGTCTTGGACTGTGCCGCGAGAGCGATCTCAGCGCGGTCCGACGGCGAGAACATCAGGGTATACGGGTTCATCAAGACGAGTGAGAGCGCCGTCGAGGGCGCGTCGATCCCGACGCCGGTCGTCTCGTCCGGTCCGGCGGAACCGAGCATGACGGGTGCGCCCGCGGCATCCACGACCGCCAGGATCTGGGTCCCGTCGGTCTCGGGGATCTCGATGCTGTACGCTCCGTCCGCTCCGACCGGCGCGCGGGAGGCCATCGACACGACCTCGAGGTCGGCCGGATCAGCGGCCGCACCCTCCGGCAGGATGACCGTGCCGCTCACCATGCGGACGGCCACGCCGTCGGCGGCAGGGCTCGATGGCCCGACCGTGCTGGAGCACGACCCCAGGAGAAGCCCCAGCCCCAGCAGAAGAAGTGCCCGCATCGTCGAACCCCGCATATGTCCCCGGCTCCCCTCGTTGGCCTCTCTCGCGTCGTGCGCGTTCGCGGCGGCGCGATGAACGACCCATCCAGGCCGCACCCGCCCGACCGATGTTCTTGCAAGGGACGTACCAAACGGAGGGAAGACGGCCCGCACGATCCCGTCGCCGGGGCTGAATGCCGTTCCGGCATGAAGAAAGGGCCCGCCGCGCGATGCGGCGGGCCCCGTTCGGAGTTGAGCTGTTCCTTCGGAACTACCGGAGGACGACGATCTTGCCGTGCCGCGTCTCCTCGGGCGTCGAGACGCGCACGAAGTACAGACCGCTTCCGAGTCTCCGCCCGGTCTGGTCCCGGCCGTCCCAGGAGAGCTCCGTGCGCCCGGCGCCGACCGTTCCCGCGAGCAGCGTGCGAACGAGTCGGCCGTCAACGCTGTAGACCTCGACCCGCGCCTCGGTCGCCGCCGGCGACTCGAAGCTGATCATCGTCCGCCCGGCGAACGGGTTGGGGAGCGGCGGGTGAAGCGCCAGCTTCGCGGGGCCGCCCTCGATGCCCGTATCGTCGACGGTGAACGAGCCGGTCTCCATCAGGGGACCGCGCTCGGTGCCGTCGTCGGCGTACGCCGTCCAGTAGTAGGTACCGCTCCCGAGCGACGTACCGACGGTCCACGCGGTCGTCCCGCTCCCCTCGGCAACCCCGGTCGTCGAGGTCACGAGACTCGTTCTCTCGGCGTCGTCGTAGACGAGGAACCCGTATGTCAGGACGTCGCCGGCGTCCGCGTCGGTCGCGTTCGAGACCTCGAGCGCAGGCGTCGGGGTCGAGACGGTTCCGCCGTCCGGCGGGTCGGAGAGGACCGGCGCACCCGGCGGGGCGTTCGAGGGATCGGGTCCGTAGATCGTGACGTCGTCGATGTACCAGCCGTCGTCGGTCACATACGCGTCCGAGTTGAACCGGAAGCGGAGCGTGAACTGGTCGGTGCCGACGTACGGTGAGAGGTCCAGATCGACCTGCTCCCAGCCGCCGTTGTCGCTGTGGTACTTGGGTCCGACCTGAGACCACGTTGCGCCGTTGTCGGCCGAGGCCTCGACGTAGCAGTAGTCATAGTCGGTCTCGGTGTTCACCCGGTGCCAGAACGAGAGCTCGGCGGCGGCCGCGTTCGAGAAATCGATGGGGGTCGCGAGCTCGATCCACGTGTTCCGGTAGTTGCCGTAGGAACCCGAGGGGCTGTCCGTGTACGAGTTCGAGGACGAGTGGTACGTCGAGGATGTGAGTCCCCAGTACCCGTCGCTCTCGACCCAGTTGCCCGTTCCGCTCTCCATGTCGTCCGAGAAGACGACGGTCGGCGTACCGACCATCCAGGAGATGTCTTCCTCGGCGTAGAAATTGTCGCCCGAGATCTCCAGCGTCAGCGTCAGACCGTGCCCGTCGGGACACGACGCGTCGAGGGTGAACGAGAACGGATCGGAGCCGTTGTCGGCGGTCGAGAGCGCGGGGACCGAGCCGAGCGTCGTCGTCGCGTCGTGGAGCGTGACGTACGCGTCGTCGGTCGAGAGCGTCACGTCGACGTTCGTCATGTCGAGGCCGACGCCCTGATTCTCGATGGTCGCGACGAGATCGAGGGTCTCCCCGGCGTCCGGCTCGCCGTCTCCGTCACCGCCCGAGAGCGTGTACTCGTCGACGCCGAGATATCCGCCGGCCACCCGCGTCACGTAGATCTGCGGCCAGAGGCACTCCTCGTTCAGCCCCGCGATCTCGCTCTCCGCCGGCCAGAACCCGGACCCGGAGACCTCGACGCAGAGCGAGAGGACGTCGGCGACGCCGTAGGCCCAGTCGCAGGTCGTGCCGCTGCAGTCGTAGAGAATCTCACCGGCCTGTCCGACCTGATACCCGTTGTACTTGGCCATCTCGTTGGCCATCGTCCGGAAGAGCGCGTCGTCGGGCGTCTGGTCATTGTAGTCGTAGCCCCACGGCAGAAGAACCATGCCGGCTACCGAGTGGAAGGTCACGTTCGTGATGAAGTCGCGATCGAGCACGAAGTCCCTGTAGGCCTGGATCTCGGGCTCGGAGAAGCCCGACGGTCCGCAGTAGACGTCGCTGCAGGGATCGAATGAGATGCCCGAGGTCCCCCACATGTAGTCGTAGTTCCTGTTGGGGTCGACGCCGTAGCAGGACGAGCCCGCGTTGTCCCGCCGGTTCTTGCGCCACATGCCGCCGCCCGAGGGGTAGGTCGTCTCGTTGTAGACGAAGCCGTCGGGATTGACGACCGGGACGAACCAGATCTCGCGGTTGTCGACGAGGAAGGTCGCCTCGGGGTCGGTCCCGTAGTTGGAGCAGAGCCAGGTCATGTAGTGGAGCTGGACCTCGAGCGACATCGGCTCGCGCGCGTGGTGCATGCCGTCGAAGAAGACCTCCGGCTCCGACTCATCGACGTCGGGGTTGTCGGAGATCTTGATGGCCCAGATCGCCCTCCCCTCCCACGACGCTCCGATCGACTCGCGGGCCGTCGTGATGAGAGGATAGTCGGCGTGGAGGTCGTCGATGAAGTCGATCATCTCCGAGTACGTGTGGAAGTCGCCGAAGTTCGGTCCGCGGATCCGGGACGCGTAGTGACGCTCCATGTCCTCGATCTCGACCGTGATGCGGAGACCCCGCGAGCGGAGTTCCTCCAGCTCTTCCGCGTCTGTCACGATCTGGACCATGATGCCCGGCTTCGAGCGCATGACGTCGAGTCCGGGAGTGCTCACGAACTCCCTCCACTCGGCGTACGACTCGAACTCGACGAGCGCCTGGATCTTCGGGCCCCCGTCGGCCCCGTGGGCCGCCGCGGCCAGCGCGACCAGCGCGAGAGTGAGTACGAAGATGCGGGTCGTCGTTCTCATCCTGCGGCTCCTTCCGCTGTGTGTACAGGTGTGCCGCTCATATGACGATGGCCGCCAGCGTCCGTCGCACCGACGGTCTCTCTCATACCTAACCCCGCGCGCCCGACTCTCCAAGGCCTGACGGCCCGGGAGCCCGTGCGCACGCTCAATACCTTATCATATCACAGATTACGCAGAGAATCAATGACGGGGCGTTCAGCCCCCGTCGGCCCGCAGCAGGGCCGCGCCCTCGCTCATCGGCGTCCACTCGATGTCGAGGGCCTCGAGCGGCTCCGATGAGACCACCGTGAACTCGTCGCCCGAGCCGATCCACAGCGTGTAGTAGCGAGGCCGTTCCGTGCCCGGCTCCGCCCGGGCGGCGTAGGCGAGCCGCCGGTCCGTCAGGAGGAAGGAGTTGAGACAGGTGAAGTCGACGACCCCGTCGAGCGATGCCTTCAGCGAGCCGACGATGTCGGACGGGTCGGCTCCGGCGAGGACGTGGTGAAAGAGACGCTCGGAGTCGGTGCCGCCCAGGGGCCGGATGCCCTCGACCGCCAGGAGCGACGACGTGTCCCTGACCGTGCCGTTGTGACAGAAGACCCACTCCCGTCCGTCGAGCACCGCGGTGAACGGATGGGTATTCTCCCGGGCGACGCCGCTGTCTCCGGTGCCGCGTCTGGCGTGGAGGATGAGAAGCTCCGTGTCGACGCGGGCCGCCGACTCGAACGCAGGATCCTCGAAGCACGGCTCGACGCCGCGCTCGACACGAACCCGTCCGTCCTCGCACCACGCGACACCCCAGCCGTCGGCGTGGACGAAGTCGGAGCCGCGGTCGCTGTACTCGTGGTGGAACGGCCGGTTGTCGTTCGACGCCATCGCTCTGAGGCCATCGGTGAGAGCGACGACGTCGAAGCGGCCGGACGCCGCGATCATCCTGCACATGCGCACCTCCCTGAGAGACCGATGATACGCGGGGCGACAGGACCGCGTCAACGCGGACGGTGTGCGGCCGCAGGACCTGTCCGAGTCGATTGACGCCGCTCGGAGCTCGGCGTTATAATCCGTCCGGGCTCCGGGCCAACGGGGGGCCGGGACGCTCCGTTCCAGACCATCGAGAGACCTCCCCCGCCGTGTAAGGAATGCCACGATGAGCAGAGCACCTGAGATCTTCCTGACGAAGGGGGTCGGCCGCCATAAGGAGAAGCTCGCCAGCTTCGAGATGGCCCTCAGGAAGGCCGGGCTCGCCACGTTCAACCTCGTCCGGGTCTCCAGCATTCTCCCTCCGGGGGCGCGGATCATATCGAAGCGGGCCGGACTGTCGAAGCTGAACGACGGGCAGATACTCTTCGTCGTCATGTCGGACAACGCGACAAACGAGCCTCACCGTCTGGTGGCCGCCTCGGTGGGCGTCGCCAGACCGAAGGATCCGGGGAAGTACGGCTACCTCTCCGAACATCACAGCTTCGGCGAGCGGGAGGGGATCGCCGGGGACTACGCCGAGGACCTCGCGGCGCAGATGCTGGCCACGACGCTCGGCGTCCCCTTCGACCCGGACTCGAGCTACGACGACCGCAAGGAGATCTGGCGGATCAGCGACGCGATCGTGCGGACGAGCAACATCACGCAGACCGCCGTGGGGCACAAGGGCGGGATGTGGACGACGGTGGTCGCGGCCGCGGTCTTCGCGGTCCCGCCGCTCAACCTCGGCGACACGACCGCCTGAGAGGGGCACGCTGTGACCTCTGACCGAGAGCGATGGCCCCAGTTCCTCGGCGTCGAGCCGTCCGACCGCCCGCGGGCGGTCGTGCTCCCGGTTCCCTACGAGGCGACGACCAGCTATCACGAGGGTACGGCCGGCGGTCCCCGCGCCATTCTCGAGGCCTCGACGCAGGTCGAGCTCTACGACGAACTGGCCGGCGACGAACCGTGGCGCGCCGGGACCGCGACACGCCCGCCCGTCGACGTCGAGGGCCGACCCGAGGCGGTGCTCGGCCGCATCGCCGACGCGGTCGCGTCCGAGCTCGAACGCGGCGTCTTCGTCTGCTCACTGGGCGGCGAACACACGGTGACCGTCGGGTGTGTTCGGGGCGCCGCACGCTGCGCAACGGAACTCGTTGTCGTCTCGATCGACGCCCATGCCGATCTGCGCGACGAGTACCAGGGCTCCCGGTACAGTCACGCATGCGCGCTCCGTCGGGTCGTGGACGACGGCCACCAGGTGATCGAGGTGGGGGTCCGCAGCATGTCGGGCGACGAGGCCGGAGCGCTCTCGACTCTCGATATCACCATCATCGATGCGGCCCGCGTCGAGGCCTCGCGCCGGCGCGGTACCGGCCGGGAGTGGATCGACCGCGTCCGGGATGCGGTCGCCGGGAGGAACGTCTACCTGAGCATCGACCTCGACGGGCTCGACCCGTCGGTCGTCCCCGGCGTCGGCACACCGGAGCCCGGCGGACTCCTCTGGTACGAAACCCTCGCGCTGATGGACCGCGTCTTCGGAGCTTCCCGCGTCCTCGCCGCGGACGTCGTCGAGCTGCGACCCGTCGGCGGAGACGCCGTCTCGGCCTTCGCTGCGGCTCGGCTCACCTACAAGATCCTCGGGCACGCCCTCCGCACACCTCGCTGAAGAACGCCGCCGTCCGGGCCAGTACCTCCGCTCCGTCGTGACGGAAACGCGAGCGTTCGAAGCCCTGCCACGCCTCGTCGATCTCCAGCACGTCGTCTCCGTAGCAGGGATGGAACTGGAAGCCGTAGATTGGGCACGACCTCGAGCGGATCGCCTCGACCGCGCACGTGTCGGACGCGGCGACACACTCGAAGCCCTCGGGCGCCGCGGCGACGTGCTCGGCGTTCTGCTCGGGCGCGCGGAAGACGCTCCCCGTGCTCCCGAGAACCGGATCGTCGACGGCGACACGGATGTCGTGGATACCCACGCGCTTACTCCTCTTCAGAAGCGACGCTCCGAACGCGACGGCGATGAGCTGATGACCGAAGCAGATGCCGAGGACCGGCATCCCGCACAGGGCGGCGTGCCGAACGAGCTCCTGCTCCTCGAGCATCCAGGGAAGCTCGTCGCTCACGCTGCGGTCGCTCCCGGCAAGGACGAGCGCGTGCGGCTCAGCATCGAACCGGGACGCCGTCTTGCTCAGACCCTGAGTCGGGTCGACGATCCGCGTATCGAAAAGGGGCTCGAACGCCTCGGCCAGTCTCTCCGCCCCGTAGCTGGAGTCCGGAAGGTCGTTAGCGAGAACGACGAGCGCCGGTCCTCCTGACATGAAGCTCCTCACAGGTGTTCGTTGAGAACGAAGGAGCGATGCGCCCGGCGAGGCCGCGCATCACGGGCGTCATCAGAACGCGCCCGATGAACTCAGACCCCACAGCGTACACGAGGCGCCCGAGGAACCGGAACTCGTTCACCCGGGACAGCGCCCCCCGGCGAATCCCGTTCCGGTAGTCGGCGAGCGCGTCCTCCCCGGACGCGAGGGCGCTCGCGACGCACTCCGCTGCGGCGCGTCCGCTCTCGACGGCGTGCGGAATGCCCTCCCCGGTGATCGGGTCGGCCAGACCGGCCGCGTCGCCCGCAAGCAGCACGCGTTCGCTGCCGAACGGCCCCGCGCGGAGCGGAACCGGGGAGGCGAACGGGCCCTCCAGGGGATCGTCACCGAATCCCCACTCTCTCAGGAAGCCGGTGAGCGCGGCGCGCAGGCGACGGCCCACCGGTCGCCTCTGGTAGACGCCGACAGACAGATGATCGCGCTTGGGGAAGACCCAGCCGTAACCGGAGCGAACCGCGCGGAGGTCGAAGATCGCGCGGTTGTGGTGGGACTCGAGTCGTGAGGCATCGAGGAGCACCCGGACGTAGACGGCGCCGGCCACACGGAGCGGGTCGATACCGAGCGCGGCCCGGCTTCCTCCGGCGGCCCCGTCCGCCGCCACGATCCACGGGGCGCTCCACCTGTCGCCGCCGGCTTCGACCACACAGCTCCCGGTCGCGTCCCGGATGCGCGCCGCCGCGCCCTCGACGACGTGGGCCCCGGCGCGCCGCGCCCTGTCGAGAAGATGAAGGTCGAGCTCGGCCCGCGTTGTCGTGAGCACGGCAGGGACCCCACCCCGCCAGATGAGCTCCGTGTCGTTCGACAGGACGATCTCACCAATGCCCGGTCGCGCGTGGACGAGCTCACCCGGAAGCTCCCCGAGAACGGGCATCGCACGGACCGAGATGCCGGCCGCACACGGCTTCGGACGCGGGAAACGCGCGCGCTCGAGGAGCGCGACCGAGAGCCCGAGACGTGCCGCCCGCTCAGCGCACGATGCGCCGGCAGGGCCTCCCCCGATCACGATGAGGTCGCAGCGGTTCTTCACGCTCGCGGCTCCGGCTAGTCGCGGACGAAGCGAAGCCGGCCGAAAGTGTGCGGGTCGTAGTCGATCGGCACCTGCCAATCGGCCGGCGGCCAGCCGTCGGGCTGCTTTCTCCGAAAGTTGAGCCCCACCGAGCCCTGGGGCGGCGCGTCGAGGCCGATCACCTCGAACGGGATCCGGATCTCCGCCGTCCAGCGGTCCTCGCCGACATCGCCGGACGCTTCGATCCCGCCGTTCCAATCGACATGCGTCGTGTACCACATCGTCTCGTCGAAGGTGATCCGCTGGTCGAAGACCGTCCCGGCGGGGTTGACGTAGACCTGGTAGACGGCCATCTCGTCCATGTCAGGCTGGATGAAGAACCCCACACAGTCCTCACCGTAGACGGGCCCGTCCCGCTCCTGAACGTCGGCGACCAGGTCGTCGACACCCGGATCGTGGCAGACCGCGGCCAGGTAGATATTCGAGTCATCGTAGCCGAAGAGGAACTCCGTGGCGCCCTCAACGCCCGGCGCGCCGTTCTCGGAGTAGAAGCTGTCCTCGACGCCGGCGTCGCTCCAGCACCGTTCGACGACACGGCCGTCGATCACCGGAGCGCTCCCCAGCTCCCCGGCCTCGGCGACGCGGACGACCCGTGGAGCGCCTCCCGCCCGGATAGTGCGGCCGTCGCTCAGCGGGTACTCCAGAGAGAACGTCGGAACCGGGAAAAGAGGTTCCCGGGAGATCCCGCGGAAGACGACCTCCTCGACCTGGCCCGGCTCCACGGAGACGGGAGCCGACAGCGGATCGATGCTCCACCCGTCCGGAGTGCTCCACTCGACCGCGCTGCGGAGCGTCTCGGGCGAACGGTTCTCAACGACAACGACGATGTCCCCGTCGACGCTGTCGCCGTGTTCGAGGACGATCGGGTGTACGCGGATGAGCTCGCCCTCCGCCAGGCGGATCTCCTTCTGGACGGCGATCGTCGAGACGTCCGGGTCGTGTATCGCGCCCAGCTCTACGATCGCGAGCTCGTGCTCAGCATCATCGACGGTGACCCATCCGAACTGGAAGAACTGCCCGCGGGCGGGTGACCTGTCCGAACCCAGGACGCCGCCGCCGGAGCTGCCCATCGAGACGTACCGGACTCCGTCGTA contains:
- a CDS encoding T9SS type A sorting domain-containing protein, with product MRTTTRIFVLTLALVALAAAAHGADGGPKIQALVEFESYAEWREFVSTPGLDVMRSKPGIMVQIVTDAEELEELRSRGLRITVEIEDMERHYASRIRGPNFGDFHTYSEMIDFIDDLHADYPLITTARESIGASWEGRAIWAIKISDNPDVDESEPEVFFDGMHHAREPMSLEVQLHYMTWLCSNYGTDPEATFLVDNREIWFVPVVNPDGFVYNETTYPSGGGMWRKNRRDNAGSSCYGVDPNRNYDYMWGTSGISFDPCSDVYCGPSGFSEPEIQAYRDFVLDRDFITNVTFHSVAGMVLLPWGYDYNDQTPDDALFRTMANEMAKYNGYQVGQAGEILYDCSGTTCDWAYGVADVLSLCVEVSGSGFWPAESEIAGLNEECLWPQIYVTRVAGGYLGVDEYTLSGGDGDGEPDAGETLDLVATIENQGVGLDMTNVDVTLSTDDAYVTLHDATTTLGSVPALSTADNGSDPFSFTLDASCPDGHGLTLTLEISGDNFYAEEDISWMVGTPTVVFSDDMESGTGNWVESDGYWGLTSSTYHSSSNSYTDSPSGSYGNYRNTWIELATPIDFSNAAAAELSFWHRVNTETDYDYCYVEASADNGATWSQVGPKYHSDNGGWEQVDLDLSPYVGTDQFTLRFRFNSDAYVTDDGWYIDDVTIYGPDPSNAPPGAPVLSDPPDGGTVSTPTPALEVSNATDADAGDVLTYGFLVYDDAERTSLVTSTTGVAEGSGTTAWTVGTSLGSGTYYWTAYADDGTERGPLMETGSFTVDDTGIEGGPAKLALHPPLPNPFAGRTMISFESPAATEARVEVYSVDGRLVRTLLAGTVGAGRTELSWDGRDQTGRRLGSGLYFVRVSTPEETRHGKIVVLR
- a CDS encoding arginine decarboxylase, pyruvoyl-dependent — its product is MSRAPEIFLTKGVGRHKEKLASFEMALRKAGLATFNLVRVSSILPPGARIISKRAGLSKLNDGQILFVVMSDNATNEPHRLVAASVGVARPKDPGKYGYLSEHHSFGEREGIAGDYAEDLAAQMLATTLGVPFDPDSSYDDRKEIWRISDAIVRTSNITQTAVGHKGGMWTTVVAAAVFAVPPLNLGDTTA
- the speB gene encoding agmatinase yields the protein MTSDRERWPQFLGVEPSDRPRAVVLPVPYEATTSYHEGTAGGPRAILEASTQVELYDELAGDEPWRAGTATRPPVDVEGRPEAVLGRIADAVASELERGVFVCSLGGEHTVTVGCVRGAARCATELVVVSIDAHADLRDEYQGSRYSHACALRRVVDDGHQVIEVGVRSMSGDEAGALSTLDITIIDAARVEASRRRGTGREWIDRVRDAVAGRNVYLSIDLDGLDPSVVPGVGTPEPGGLLWYETLALMDRVFGASRVLAADVVELRPVGGDAVSAFAAARLTYKILGHALRTPR
- a CDS encoding geranylgeranyl reductase family protein, which translates into the protein MERRDRSVRRCRRGPLDGGDPDPVRGDRPRRAAPGLGGAQLSEKAARRLAAGRLAGADRLRPAHFRPASLRPRLAGAASVKNRCDLIVIGGGPAGASCAERAARLGLSVALLERARFPRPKPCAAGISVRAMPVLGELPGELVHARPGIGEIVLSNDTELIWRGGVPAVLTTTRAELDLHLLDRARRAGAHVVEGAAARIRDATGSCVVEAGGDRWSAPWIVAADGAAGGSRAALGIDPLRVAGAVYVRVLLDASRLESHHNRAIFDLRAVRSGYGWVFPKRDHLSVGVYQRRPVGRRLRAALTGFLREWGFGDDPLEGPFASPVPLRAGPFGSERVLLAGDAAGLADPITGEGIPHAVESGRAAAECVASALASGEDALADYRNGIRRGALSRVNEFRFLGRLVYAVGSEFIGRVLMTPVMRGLAGRIAPSFSTNTCEELHVRRTGARRSR